One window from the genome of Commensalibacter oyaizuii encodes:
- the rpmI gene encoding 50S ribosomal protein L35 gives MPKMKTKSSVKKRFKITATGKVLAGPGNKRHGLINRTQKAKRTNRGSQTLEPQDGRTVKQWAPYGLPR, from the coding sequence ATGCCCAAGATGAAGACCAAATCATCGGTCAAAAAACGCTTTAAAATTACGGCTACGGGTAAAGTCCTGGCTGGTCCTGGCAATAAGCGCCATGGTTTGATTAACCGTACTCAAAAAGCAAAACGCACCAATCGCGGTTCACAAACATTGGAACCACAAGATGGTCGTACGGTTAAACAATGGGCCCCATACGGCCTGCCACGTTAA
- the rplT gene encoding 50S ribosomal protein L20, which yields MARVKRGVTTHARHKKVLEQSKGFRGRSSTNYRIALERLEKSLQYAYRDRRVKKRDFRALWIQRINAAVREHGLTYSRFINGLNKAGIELDRKVLAAIAYDDAATFAEIVKKVQAALA from the coding sequence ATGGCAAGAGTAAAACGCGGCGTTACAACACACGCTCGTCATAAAAAAGTATTAGAACAATCCAAAGGGTTTCGCGGTCGTTCTTCAACCAATTACCGTATTGCGTTGGAACGTCTAGAAAAATCTTTACAATATGCATATCGTGATCGCCGCGTTAAAAAACGCGACTTTCGTGCATTATGGATTCAACGTATTAATGCAGCCGTTCGTGAACATGGTCTGACTTACAGCCGTTTTATCAATGGTTTGAACAAAGCAGGCATTGAATTAGATCGTAAAGTATTAGCTGCTATTGCTTATGATGATGCAGCAACTTTTGCAGAAATCGTCAAAAAGGTGCAAGCAGCTCTTGCTTAA
- the pheS gene encoding phenylalanine--tRNA ligase subunit alpha codes for MDKDLENIKQETLLALDQAQDLRAWDAVRVATLGKSAPLTQKLKELGKCPPELRKERGGILNRLRDELTQAIETRKVVLEEVALNEKLSAEAIDITMPVSVTTGILHPLRRTIEEIIAIFGAMGFKMAEGPNVDTDWFNFSALNIDENHPARADHDTFYLPSKNPDGQQHLLRTQTSTVQIRTLLDQEPPIRIIAPGRTYRADHDATHSPMFHQCEGMVVEKGITLGHLKGCLVDFLRSFFGIPHLPVRFRSSYFPFTEPSMEIDIGWNRKTGELGGGSDWLEILGCGMMHSRVLANCGVNPKEWQAFAFGMGIERLTMLKYGISDLRAFYEGDVRWLRHYGFSAFRSVALHEGI; via the coding sequence ATGGACAAAGATCTAGAGAATATAAAGCAAGAAACGCTTTTAGCATTGGATCAGGCACAAGATCTTCGTGCATGGGACGCAGTGCGTGTGGCTACATTGGGTAAATCAGCACCATTGACACAAAAACTAAAAGAATTGGGAAAATGCCCTCCAGAACTTCGAAAAGAACGGGGGGGTATCTTAAATCGATTACGTGATGAATTAACCCAGGCCATTGAAACACGAAAAGTTGTTTTGGAAGAAGTTGCCTTAAATGAAAAATTAAGTGCAGAGGCTATTGATATCACTATGCCTGTATCCGTAACAACGGGTATATTACATCCATTGCGTCGTACAATCGAAGAGATTATTGCGATTTTTGGGGCAATGGGTTTCAAAATGGCCGAAGGTCCCAATGTTGATACCGATTGGTTTAATTTCTCTGCATTAAATATTGACGAAAATCATCCTGCACGTGCGGATCATGATACATTTTATTTGCCATCAAAAAACCCCGATGGACAACAGCATTTGTTAAGAACGCAAACGTCCACCGTACAAATTCGTACTTTATTGGATCAAGAACCACCCATCCGCATTATTGCGCCAGGTCGTACCTATCGTGCGGATCACGATGCAACCCATTCACCAATGTTTCATCAGTGTGAAGGTATGGTGGTGGAAAAAGGAATTACTCTGGGTCATCTTAAGGGATGTTTGGTTGATTTCTTGCGGTCTTTTTTTGGTATTCCCCATTTGCCTGTGCGTTTTCGTTCTTCTTATTTCCCTTTTACAGAACCATCAATGGAAATTGACATTGGATGGAACCGCAAGACAGGAGAATTGGGCGGTGGTTCCGATTGGTTAGAGATTTTGGGTTGCGGAATGATGCATTCTCGTGTTTTGGCAAATTGCGGGGTTAATCCCAAGGAATGGCAAGCATTTGCCTTTGGTATGGGTATCGAACGTTTGACAATGTTAAAATATGGGATTTCTGACTTGCGTGCTTTTTACGAAGGGGACGTACGTTGGTTACGCCACTATGGATTTTCTGCGTTCAGATCTGTTGCTTTGCATGAAGGGATATAG